Within Sphingobium sp. Z007, the genomic segment GGATCAACCCTACTGAATCAGGTCTCCTGGGTCCGGCCCTTCGTCCTCATGATCTTCCATCTCGGAAACCTCGCCCGCTGCAATTAGATCAGCCAACCTTACAGCACCGCGAACCAGAGAACTCTTAATCTGTGCCGTAAAGGCCGATCTCTGGGGCGGGTCTTTATACATGATGGCATTTTGCAAGTTTGTGTGGCTTGTGCCTTCTACATTAACAAGCACAGGCTTAAACTCACCTGGCCTATCCGCATCGGCTTCTAAGCGATAAGTCATAAATATGATATTGACCTGCGGGTCATTCTTAACATCGCTAGTTTTCATAAATGCCGCGCGGCCTAGTATATATTGATATACTTGCTCAGGAATAACCGCGACGATTTTCGATTTCCAATGGTGATGGAAATAGCCTTTTCGGATGAGTTGGGTAATATAGCGCTTGTATACGTTGTCCCAATTGAATCCGTATGTCGGCTTTTTCTCTAGATCTTCT encodes:
- a CDS encoding NotI family restriction endonuclease, which encodes MPFEPESIVGEVLGRRAAKGVDPAAADFECPYIQSRCPKRSTQLPSEPYPVCSLWKPAPRKSTQGPELIFVCPKRFYAVDFLTEVIEHCWPGEKPTDPQIAREVKMEGFGNVDFVIADVKSDKEIDQFLSVELQAIDITGSVFPAYQALRAGEDLEKKPTYGFNWDNVYKRYITQLIRKGYFHHHWKSKIVAVIPEQVYQYILGRAAFMKTSDVKNDPQVNIIFMTYRLEADADRPGEFKPVLVNVEGTSHTNLQNAIMYKDPPQRSAFTAQIKSSLVRGAVRLADLIAAGEVSEMEDHEDEGPDPGDLIQ